A stretch of the Planktothricoides raciborskii GIHE-MW2 genome encodes the following:
- a CDS encoding DUF928 domain-containing protein — protein sequence MPSPLRKPPKAGKLPLAIALLVFIGIVPVTKVYGASQTELQRGDRQLPSTDGAIATKFEAPAPDPPEDREGSGSRTSCPAVDKPLTALVPSQVNYTLSGHPTFWFYVPYDSDPPREVEFVLLDEAEEQVYKTVVTIADTPGIVSFRLPESVPPLEIGKKYLWQFSYRCNPRIRAEDDYVQGMVQRVAGDSALISQLEAATTPMQRVELYAANGLWYETLTALAELRRDRPGDADIAAEWKELLESIGLGYLANEAIGGCCDR from the coding sequence TTGCCAAGTCCTTTGCGGAAACCGCCGAAAGCGGGCAAATTGCCATTAGCGATCGCCTTGCTTGTCTTCATCGGGATAGTGCCCGTTACGAAAGTTTACGGCGCATCTCAAACCGAGTTACAAAGGGGCGATCGTCAACTGCCATCAACGGATGGGGCGATCGCCACAAAGTTTGAAGCACCAGCACCGGACCCACCAGAAGATCGCGAAGGTTCTGGCAGCCGCACCTCTTGTCCCGCTGTGGATAAACCTTTGACCGCATTAGTTCCCAGTCAAGTCAACTACACCCTATCGGGACATCCCACATTCTGGTTTTATGTGCCTTATGACTCGGATCCGCCTCGTGAGGTAGAATTCGTGCTCTTGGATGAAGCAGAAGAGCAAGTTTACAAAACCGTCGTCACGATTGCGGATACACCGGGAATTGTCAGTTTCCGCTTACCGGAAAGCGTCCCACCGTTGGAAATTGGCAAAAAATATTTGTGGCAATTCTCCTATCGATGCAATCCGAGAATTCGGGCTGAGGATGACTATGTGCAAGGAATGGTGCAAAGAGTTGCCGGGGATAGCGCACTGATCAGTCAGCTAGAAGCGGCAACAACACCTATGCAGCGCGTGGAACTCTATGCGGCGAATGGGTTGTGGTACGAAACCCTGACCGCCCTCGCCGAATTGCGTCGCGATCGTCCGGGGGATGCAGATATCGCCGCTGAGTGGAAAGAACTTCTCGAATCCATTGGCTTGGGCTATCTGGCAAATGAGGCGATCGGCGGTTGTTGCGATCGTTAG
- a CDS encoding CHASE2 domain-containing protein translates to MTNHKKSTIVVINLGYGNLLSGFPHVTALLWEPENPRPLKFTGALPPGVELDGIYRRWHLIYQALYRRPGWHPRIKIDREDITNVSEMEFADICQRYIQLINEWLDAEEFRNIDRQLRSHLHQNDEIQLILETDDESVRRLPWHFWNFLSDYPKAEIALSTPEYRRVEKLHQRKITRILAILGNDNGLDIAADRQVLSEIADAETVFLVKPSRQEVDEHLWDDRGWDILFFAGHSESEENGHRGLLAINPTEKIGISHLKLALKTAISRGLQLAIFNSCDGLGLATELADLHIPQIIVMREPVADGVANAFLVQFIQAFSSGLSFYLAVRQARERLQGLEDNFPCASWLPIICQNPAELSMVWPQQSHPKKLGFSQLQNRHFWLTSLGITLMILIIRQLGILQGSELRLYDHLMRSRPPEPPDPRILIVEITEADVQLQKRYPISDATLAQLLQKLEQHQPRAIGLTIYRDFPVYPVDSELSKQMQQQENLFAVCSFPRKAEPGISSPDAMPKNRLGFDDVATDSDGILRRHLFFMKETSGCNTRFSLSFKLAEKYLADENILPNYQGNQNNPVQLGSAIFQPMNPNSGGYKNLGRGGWYMMLNYRSFPIARTVTLTEVLQGDFDPNLVKDRIVIIGLTATSVNAKRFFTPYSVGRFPSDRVPGVMVQAQMVSHILSAVLDGRPLIGVWVWWGEAIWVGLWSMVGSAIALCIRNREWAIAAIAIAIGVLYIVCYVLFLQGTWVPLIPSALALVICPLFFAIGDRSQGRSRK, encoded by the coding sequence ATGACGAATCACAAAAAATCAACTATCGTTGTCATTAATCTAGGATATGGCAATTTGCTCTCCGGTTTTCCTCATGTCACTGCCCTACTTTGGGAACCGGAGAATCCCCGCCCCCTGAAATTTACTGGGGCTTTACCTCCAGGGGTAGAATTAGATGGGATTTATCGTCGATGGCATTTAATTTATCAAGCACTTTATCGCCGTCCCGGATGGCATCCCCGGATTAAAATCGATCGCGAAGATATCACCAATGTTTCTGAGATGGAATTTGCGGATATTTGCCAGCGTTATATTCAGCTTATTAATGAGTGGCTGGATGCGGAGGAATTTAGAAATATCGATCGCCAATTGCGATCGCATCTGCACCAGAATGACGAAATCCAATTAATTCTGGAAACCGATGATGAATCGGTGCGGCGTTTACCTTGGCATTTTTGGAATTTTTTGTCAGATTATCCCAAAGCCGAAATAGCTTTAAGTACCCCTGAATATCGCCGAGTGGAGAAGTTACACCAAAGAAAAATTACGAGAATTTTAGCCATTTTAGGCAATGATAACGGCCTTGATATTGCAGCAGATCGCCAGGTTTTGTCAGAAATTGCCGATGCAGAAACGGTTTTTTTGGTGAAACCTTCCCGTCAGGAAGTTGACGAACATTTGTGGGACGATCGCGGTTGGGATATTTTATTTTTTGCCGGTCATAGTGAGAGTGAAGAAAATGGCCACCGGGGTTTATTGGCCATTAATCCCACGGAGAAAATCGGCATTTCTCATTTGAAATTAGCCCTAAAAACCGCTATCAGTCGTGGATTACAACTGGCGATTTTTAACTCTTGCGATGGGTTGGGGTTAGCCACGGAATTAGCGGATTTACATATTCCCCAAATTATTGTGATGCGAGAACCTGTGGCGGATGGGGTGGCTAACGCATTTTTAGTCCAATTTATTCAGGCTTTTTCTAGTGGTTTGTCTTTTTATTTAGCGGTGCGGCAAGCGCGAGAACGGTTGCAAGGTTTAGAAGATAATTTCCCCTGTGCTAGTTGGTTGCCGATTATCTGTCAAAATCCCGCCGAATTGTCAATGGTTTGGCCACAGCAATCGCACCCAAAAAAACTGGGGTTTTCCCAATTGCAAAATCGCCATTTTTGGTTAACCAGTTTGGGGATAACTTTGATGATTTTAATCATCCGCCAATTGGGAATTTTACAAGGATCGGAATTGAGACTTTATGACCACTTAATGCGATCGCGTCCTCCAGAACCACCAGACCCCCGGATTTTAATCGTTGAAATTACAGAAGCCGACGTACAATTGCAGAAAAGATATCCGATTTCCGATGCAACATTAGCCCAACTGTTGCAGAAATTAGAACAGCATCAACCGCGAGCGATCGGCTTAACCATTTATCGAGATTTTCCCGTCTATCCTGTGGATTCAGAATTAAGCAAACAAATGCAGCAGCAAGAGAATTTATTTGCGGTCTGTAGCTTCCCCCGGAAGGCAGAACCGGGGATTTCTTCTCCTGATGCTATGCCCAAAAATCGCTTAGGATTCGATGATGTCGCCACCGATTCTGATGGAATTTTGCGCCGTCATTTATTCTTTATGAAAGAAACATCGGGCTGTAACACTCGCTTTTCTTTGAGCTTTAAATTAGCCGAAAAATATCTGGCAGATGAGAATATTTTACCCAATTATCAAGGAAATCAAAATAATCCAGTGCAACTGGGTTCAGCGATTTTTCAGCCAATGAACCCGAATAGTGGCGGATACAAAAATCTCGGTAGAGGCGGCTGGTATATGATGTTAAATTATCGTTCTTTTCCCATTGCCAGAACTGTCACTCTGACGGAAGTATTGCAGGGAGATTTTGACCCGAATTTGGTTAAAGACCGAATTGTAATTATCGGTCTCACCGCCACCAGCGTCAACGCAAAACGTTTTTTCACCCCCTACAGCGTCGGACGATTTCCGTCGGATCGAGTACCGGGAGTGATGGTGCAAGCGCAGATGGTGAGTCATATTCTCAGTGCTGTCCTTGACGGTCGTCCCCTAATCGGCGTATGGGTTTGGTGGGGAGAAGCGATCTGGGTGGGCCTGTGGTCAATGGTGGGCAGTGCGATCGCATTGTGCATCCGCAACCGGGAATGGGCGATCGCGGCGATCGCCATTGCGATCGGGGTTCTATATATTGTCTGCTATGTGCTATTCCTCCAAGGCACCTGGGTTCCCCTCATTCCTTCAGCATTGGCATTGGTCATTTGTCCTTTGTTTTTTGCCATTGGTGACAGGTCCCAGGGTCGATCGCGAAAATAA
- a CDS encoding DUF1822 family protein: protein MIYNTQEIENFALPMLIGRNWRRLAKQFALEQPNRQKAEQVYFNTLAVCVVHDYLQWMGISTKINAGDSWNPIARLGSDVADLQVTGLGVLECRPIRENQQICRIPQDVWGDRIGYVVVQIEDSVKAANILGFINSIEAEYVPLTQLQPLETLLTTLSALRLSKNTEINEAASQDTACRVPTGNNLVNFSEWLQGIFGENWQDLAAIFSNQNIAYNFRNSPQDKEVDIERAKLIDLQMQFGSQTVVLLVALTPESDNIAVRVRLYPPDGEIYLPPNLRLALLSIEGDILQEVRSRRQDNYIQLSRFTGEPGERFSIQVALENAMIVENFEI from the coding sequence ATGATTTATAACACTCAAGAAATAGAAAATTTTGCTTTACCTATGTTGATTGGCAGGAATTGGCGCCGCCTTGCCAAACAATTTGCTTTGGAACAACCAAATCGCCAAAAAGCCGAACAAGTTTATTTTAATACTCTGGCGGTTTGTGTGGTGCATGATTATTTACAGTGGATGGGAATTTCTACGAAAATCAATGCTGGAGATAGTTGGAATCCGATCGCCCGTTTAGGCAGTGATGTGGCAGATTTACAGGTGACGGGATTGGGGGTTCTCGAATGTCGTCCCATCCGCGAAAATCAGCAAATTTGTCGAATTCCCCAGGACGTTTGGGGCGATCGCATTGGCTATGTGGTGGTGCAAATTGAAGATTCGGTTAAAGCCGCGAATATTTTGGGATTTATTAATAGTATAGAAGCAGAATATGTTCCCCTAACTCAATTGCAACCATTAGAAACATTGCTAACCACTTTATCCGCATTGCGCCTGAGTAAAAACACAGAAATTAATGAGGCAGCAAGTCAGGACACGGCGTGCCGTGTCCCTACTGGGAATAATTTGGTAAACTTTAGTGAGTGGTTGCAAGGCATATTTGGGGAAAATTGGCAGGATTTAGCCGCAATATTTAGCAATCAAAATATTGCCTATAATTTCCGCAATTCTCCACAAGATAAAGAGGTGGATATAGAACGAGCAAAATTGATTGATTTGCAAATGCAGTTTGGCAGTCAAACGGTCGTATTGCTGGTGGCGCTAACACCCGAATCTGATAATATAGCAGTCAGAGTGCGACTTTATCCCCCTGATGGAGAAATTTATTTACCGCCAAATTTGCGGTTAGCATTATTATCAATAGAGGGGGATATTTTGCAAGAAGTGCGATCGCGCCGTCAGGATAATTATATTCAACTGTCCCGCTTTACGGGTGAACCGGGGGAACGTTTTTCGATTCAAGTTGCCCTAGAAAATGCCATGATTGTAGAGAATTTTGAAATTTGA
- a CDS encoding sigma-70 family RNA polymerase sigma factor, with product MINDQLQSLITETCRHPPRSVERQRGLTQLYRLIVKSGKLWREDTLYYEEVWQQTWLYFCVNLCEATTAKDKYDPDRSSITTWLNVYLKMRLKDRAIKEQKQKQQMVSASQGLDDDDTLTFLDTFEAPPDIPPILQATREWAETDPEGELQRVHIPGREDVTCQLLILRRLPPETTWRELSAELGLPSSSLSSFYQRKCMPKLRKFGESTGYL from the coding sequence ATGATTAATGACCAATTACAATCGCTAATTACCGAGACTTGTCGCCACCCTCCCAGAAGCGTTGAACGCCAGCGAGGGTTAACTCAACTGTACCGACTGATTGTTAAGTCAGGCAAGCTATGGCGAGAAGATACTCTTTATTATGAAGAAGTATGGCAACAAACTTGGCTATATTTTTGCGTAAATTTATGTGAAGCCACCACAGCGAAAGATAAATATGACCCCGATCGCAGTAGCATCACCACTTGGCTGAATGTTTACCTAAAAATGCGCCTAAAAGATAGGGCGATTAAAGAGCAAAAACAGAAACAACAAATGGTTTCCGCTTCACAAGGGTTAGATGACGATGACACCCTGACGTTTTTGGACACCTTTGAAGCCCCCCCAGATATCCCGCCGATCCTGCAAGCCACCCGCGAGTGGGCGGAAACTGACCCAGAGGGCGAATTGCAGCGCGTTCATATTCCCGGTCGAGAAGATGTCACCTGCCAACTGTTAATTTTACGGCGTTTGCCCCCCGAAACCACCTGGAGGGAACTTTCTGCCGAGTTGGGGTTGCCAAGTTCTAGCCTCAGCAGCTTTTATCAGCGGAAATGTATGCCAAAATTGCGTAAATTTGGCGAATCGACAGGATATCTATAA
- a CDS encoding tetratricopeptide repeat protein, with product MPVLAQERGESPASEAIQLYDRGDEQVDRGELKEALATFDRALQMARVEGDRQLEAVILNDIGVVHRNLGNYPLAGQFLNQALTIRQNINDPQGIGQSLMNLGALASSQADYPKALNFYQQALDILPAEESYGSAIILNNMGEIYRGLGQPKKALTSFQAALPLFEQEENAFAVGITLSNIGAVYHALGDYSQALEFYEKGLAIATEIEDAVGIGQTLLNMGAVYEKLANYSQALQLYNQGLEMMTAIGDEDAIGQALNNIGSVHRLMGDYSQALEFYDRALEIRQKLANQAGIAVTLNNKGVALFEAGQIAESTQTLYAAIDALESLRPGLSDLNKVSIFDKYRSSYSILQKALISQNKPEIALEIAERGRARAFLELIAQKLSPEAVQEYAQKQNIVTTISDIKKVAAEQNATLVEYSIISENLGQNSALFIWVVKPTGDITFREVDLSQLEKYRDNLVPFLATGESDSEPETLLTALVRGTRENITETLPSIPAGGVSDLKLNKLHDLLIKPIADLLPINPEDKVIFIPHEELFFVPFPALVDESDRYLIEKHTILTAPAIQVLKLTRQLAQNRTINNANNNINNPTNALVVGNPVMPKLSEEGAEPLPNLPAAEAEAIAIASMLNTQPLIGSAATKAAVLQRIGSAAIVHLATHGFLADFTESGSGFLGAIALTPSEGDRGFLTSEEVMGLNLTASLVVLSACNTGGGKITGDGIIGLSRAFIGAGAESAIVSLWQADDEASAKLMQEFYRILPQTGDRAVALRQAMLTTMQQYSQPKNWAAFTLMGESVNKSVK from the coding sequence TTGCCAGTTTTGGCACAAGAAAGGGGAGAAAGTCCTGCCAGTGAAGCGATACAACTGTACGATCGCGGTGATGAACAGGTCGATCGCGGTGAATTGAAAGAAGCGTTGGCAACGTTCGATCGCGCTTTGCAAATGGCGCGGGTTGAGGGCGATCGCCAACTAGAAGCGGTGATATTAAATGATATCGGTGTTGTGCATCGCAATTTGGGCAACTATCCCCTGGCTGGGCAATTTTTAAACCAAGCTTTAACCATTCGCCAAAATATTAACGACCCACAGGGAATTGGCCAAAGTTTGATGAATTTGGGGGCGCTTGCTTCATCTCAAGCTGACTATCCCAAAGCCCTTAATTTTTATCAGCAAGCATTGGATATTTTGCCAGCCGAAGAATCCTATGGTTCCGCCATCATTCTCAATAATATGGGAGAAATTTATCGCGGGTTAGGACAACCGAAAAAAGCCCTGACTTCTTTTCAAGCAGCCTTACCGCTGTTTGAACAAGAGGAAAACGCTTTCGCCGTGGGAATTACTCTCAGTAATATTGGCGCAGTTTATCATGCTCTCGGTGACTATTCCCAAGCTTTAGAATTCTATGAAAAAGGGTTAGCGATCGCCACCGAAATCGAAGATGCCGTGGGAATTGGTCAAACCTTGCTAAATATGGGCGCGGTTTATGAGAAATTAGCCAACTATTCCCAAGCCTTGCAATTGTATAACCAAGGATTAGAAATGATGACTGCGATCGGGGATGAAGATGCGATCGGTCAAGCTTTGAATAACATCGGTTCAGTTCACCGACTGATGGGGGACTATTCCCAAGCGTTAGAATTTTACGATCGCGCCTTAGAAATTCGGCAAAAGTTAGCAAATCAAGCGGGGATTGCTGTCACCCTGAATAATAAAGGAGTCGCCTTATTTGAAGCCGGACAAATCGCCGAATCTACACAAACCTTATACGCGGCAATTGACGCCTTAGAATCTCTGCGACCGGGCTTAAGCGATTTGAACAAAGTCTCAATATTCGATAAATATCGGTCTAGTTATAGCATACTTCAAAAAGCATTAATTAGCCAAAATAAACCGGAAATTGCCTTAGAAATTGCCGAAAGAGGTCGCGCCCGGGCTTTTCTGGAATTAATCGCCCAAAAGCTATCTCCAGAAGCGGTGCAAGAATATGCCCAAAAACAAAATATTGTAACCACGATTTCCGATATTAAAAAAGTGGCAGCAGAGCAAAATGCCACCCTCGTTGAATATTCTATTATTAGCGAGAATTTAGGCCAAAATTCCGCTTTATTTATTTGGGTCGTAAAGCCTACAGGGGATATTACGTTTCGGGAAGTTGATTTAAGCCAATTAGAAAAGTATCGGGATAATTTAGTGCCGTTTTTGGCTACGGGGGAAAGTGACTCAGAACCGGAAACCTTATTAACGGCTTTAGTGCGGGGAACTCGCGAGAATATAACGGAAACTCTGCCCAGCATTCCCGCCGGTGGAGTGAGCGATTTAAAATTAAATAAGCTGCACGATTTACTGATAAAACCGATTGCCGATTTACTGCCCATTAATCCAGAAGACAAGGTGATATTTATCCCCCACGAGGAGTTATTTTTTGTGCCGTTTCCGGCGCTAGTAGATGAAAGCGATCGCTATTTAATTGAAAAGCATACCATTCTCACAGCACCAGCAATTCAGGTGTTAAAATTGACTCGTCAACTGGCACAAAATCGAACAATTAACAATGCAAATAACAATATAAATAACCCCACAAATGCTTTAGTGGTGGGCAATCCAGTCATGCCGAAATTGTCGGAAGAAGGAGCAGAGCCATTGCCTAATTTACCCGCTGCCGAAGCAGAAGCGATCGCGATCGCCTCTATGTTGAATACCCAGCCTTTAATTGGCAGTGCAGCGACCAAAGCAGCGGTTTTGCAACGTATCGGTTCGGCAGCGATCGTGCATTTGGCAACCCACGGGTTTTTGGCTGATTTTACTGAGTCTGGTTCTGGTTTTTTGGGGGCGATCGCACTAACCCCAAGCGAAGGCGATCGCGGGTTTCTTACTTCTGAGGAAGTCATGGGATTAAATTTAACAGCTTCCCTGGTAGTTTTAAGTGCTTGCAACACAGGTGGCGGCAAAATTACTGGTGATGGCATTATTGGATTATCTCGTGCATTTATCGGTGCGGGGGCTGAAAGTGCGATCGTCTCTTTATGGCAAGCAGACGATGAGGCAAGCGCAAAATTAATGCAGGAATTTTATCGAATTTTGCCCCAAACGGGCGATCGGGCAGTGGCTTTGCGGCAAGCAATGCTGACGACAATGCAACAATACTCTCAACCAAAAAATTGGGCAGCTTTTACTCTTATGGGCGAATCTGTGAATAAATCTGTAAAATAG
- a CDS encoding Uma2 family endonuclease — protein sequence MIALSDSWRMTAEEYLEWEALQDLRYELIDGDVVAMTGGTIAHNDIALNLNDKLRSALRPKGCRVNVADVKVNVEATGNYFYPDLVVSCDDRDREATKEILFPGLLVEVLSPRTEAKDRGKKWQNYRQIPTLIEYVLINCDRPLVECFRRRDRLWIYQTFGVGEVLDLESVGVSIAVDDLYDGVTIEENQDESVDK from the coding sequence ATGATTGCACTTTCTGATTCATGGCGGATGACCGCAGAAGAATACCTAGAATGGGAAGCATTGCAGGATCTACGTTACGAGTTAATTGATGGGGATGTGGTGGCAATGACTGGCGGCACGATCGCCCATAATGATATTGCCCTCAATCTTAATGATAAATTACGTTCTGCTTTGCGTCCCAAAGGTTGCCGAGTCAATGTGGCAGATGTGAAAGTAAACGTAGAGGCAACGGGGAATTACTTTTATCCCGATTTGGTAGTTAGTTGCGACGATCGCGATCGCGAAGCCACCAAAGAAATCCTATTTCCCGGATTATTAGTCGAAGTATTGTCCCCTAGAACCGAGGCCAAAGATCGGGGGAAAAAATGGCAAAACTATCGGCAAATTCCCACCTTAATTGAGTATGTGCTGATTAACTGCGATCGCCCATTAGTCGAGTGTTTTCGCCGCCGCGATCGACTGTGGATTTATCAAACTTTTGGGGTTGGGGAAGTTTTGGACTTGGAAAGTGTCGGAGTATCCATAGCCGTTGACGATTTATATGATGGGGTGACAATTGAGGAAAATCAAGATGAATCTGTTGATAAGTAA
- a CDS encoding aspartyl protease, whose product MITGEFNHKGELVFEIALIAADETDWQVQAIFDTGFNDWLLMNNEDADNLGWLQRRKPRKVKTAAGTVFFNVYEGIILIDQEELIIPVLGGDDIKEILLGVRWLQLKRLIADYSGGVLTLD is encoded by the coding sequence ATGATTACCGGAGAGTTTAACCATAAGGGAGAATTAGTGTTTGAAATTGCTTTAATTGCAGCCGATGAAACTGATTGGCAAGTTCAGGCAATTTTCGATACAGGTTTTAATGATTGGCTGTTGATGAATAACGAAGATGCTGATAATTTAGGGTGGTTGCAACGGCGAAAACCCAGAAAAGTTAAAACAGCAGCAGGGACAGTCTTTTTTAATGTCTACGAGGGGATTATACTCATCGATCAAGAGGAGTTAATTATTCCCGTTTTGGGTGGCGATGACATTAAAGAAATTCTCCTGGGGGTGCGTTGGTTGCAATTGAAGCGACTGATTGCCGATTATTCTGGCGGAGTTTTGACTTTGGATTAA
- a CDS encoding aspartyl protease, with translation MISGDFNQKGELVFAVDLVAADQTDYRIKAIFDTGFTGWLIVHNQDAIALGWKRYSEPKTVQTASGITTLNVYEGIVLLDEEEFTIPVFGGSRVKDILLGVRWLRFKRLIADYSGGVLTLD, from the coding sequence ATGATATCAGGGGATTTTAATCAAAAGGGAGAATTAGTTTTTGCAGTGGATTTAGTTGCGGCAGATCAAACTGATTACCGGATCAAAGCAATTTTTGATACAGGATTTACTGGTTGGTTAATCGTTCATAACCAAGACGCGATCGCTCTAGGTTGGAAACGATATAGTGAACCAAAAACTGTACAAACAGCTAGTGGAATCACTACTTTAAATGTCTATGAGGGAATTGTGCTTTTAGATGAGGAAGAGTTCACAATTCCGGTTTTCGGAGGTTCTCGCGTGAAAGATATCCTTTTAGGGGTGCGTTGGTTAAGATTTAAAAGACTGATTGCCGATTATTCTGGCGGAGTTTTGACTTTGGATTAA
- a CDS encoding DUF3368 domain-containing protein encodes MNNLIIVSNTSPITSLAAVGQLDLLKQLYQRIIIPETVYQELIGANPTVPGAKEVSTYPWIETKIVANQPLVKALRQKLDPGEAAAIALAIALNADRLIIDERKGRKIAIDMGVQVIGILGVLLEAKSNGLIDRVKPIVDDLIAIAGFRISQQLYAEILQAAKESL; translated from the coding sequence TTGAACAACTTAATTATTGTCAGCAATACCTCACCGATCACCAGTCTAGCTGCGGTGGGACAACTAGACCTGCTGAAACAACTATATCAGCGCATTATCATCCCCGAAACGGTTTATCAGGAATTGATTGGCGCTAACCCCACAGTTCCAGGGGCAAAAGAAGTCTCAACCTACCCTTGGATAGAGACAAAAATAGTGGCGAACCAACCCCTAGTAAAAGCACTCCGGCAAAAACTCGATCCCGGAGAAGCAGCAGCCATTGCCTTGGCGATCGCTCTGAACGCCGATCGACTCATTATTGATGAACGTAAAGGCCGAAAAATAGCAATTGATATGGGTGTGCAAGTAATTGGAATTTTGGGAGTTCTCCTAGAAGCGAAATCTAACGGCTTAATCGATCGAGTGAAGCCAATAGTAGACGATTTAATTGCGATCGCCGGTTTCCGAATTAGTCAGCAACTCTACGCTGAAATTCTACAGGCAGCAAAAGAATCGTTGTAA
- a CDS encoding UPF0175 family protein, with protein MSITIPDDIFQSTGMSERELKLEIAVMLYQTEKLTLGNASRLAGMNQLNFQQLLASRNICIHYDVEDLQQDIQTLQALGKI; from the coding sequence ATGAGCATCACAATTCCCGATGACATCTTTCAAAGTACCGGAATGTCAGAAAGAGAGTTAAAGCTGGAAATCGCCGTTATGCTTTACCAAACAGAAAAATTAACCCTAGGTAACGCCAGTCGTTTAGCGGGGATGAATCAACTTAATTTCCAACAACTCCTTGCCAGTCGCAATATCTGCATTCATTATGATGTAGAAGATTTACAACAAGATATTCAAACATTGCAAGCGTTAGGAAAAATTTGA